Part of the Rhinoderma darwinii isolate aRhiDar2 chromosome 2, aRhiDar2.hap1, whole genome shotgun sequence genome, acagctcagcagacagtatcacacatggtaggattagatacacagctcagcagactgtatcacacatgataagattagacacATCAGCtcaacagactgtatcacacatgataggattagatacacagctcagcagagagtatcacacatgataggattagatacacggctcagcagacagtatcacacatgataggattagatacacagctcagcagacagtatcatacatgataggattagatgcatcaGAACagcagatggtatcacacatgataagattagatacacagctaagTAGagcgtatcacacattataggattagatacagtggctcagcatacagtatcacacatgataggattagatacagtggctcagcagacagtatcacacgataggattagatacagtggctgagcagacagtatcacacatgataggattagatacagtggctgagcagacagtatcacacatgataggattagatacacagctcagcagacagtatcacacatgataggattagatacagcagctcaggagacagtatcacacatgataggattagatacagtggctgagcagacagtatcacacatgataggattagatacacagctcagcagacagtatcacacatgataggattagatacagcagctcaggagacagtatcacacaggataggattagatacacagttgctGGTATAAGATGTATTCATTCAGAGGATCCAGGGAAGCAGCACTTGTATATAGAGCCCTGGATACATTATTGATACATTATTGGTACATTATTGGTACATTATTGATACATTATTGGTACATTATTGTCACAATGTTTCATATTGCGGTTCCCTAGATCTTTCTATCGTGAATATTAGGGATGTTGTCGTCCCAGGACTAAAGAAAAATCTAGACCGAGGTCTAAAGTGTCTCCTGTCCCGATCCCTGCATCCCGCTTGTGCTTGGTGGAGGGGTCCAGCCCCAGGACCCCATGTCTGCCGGCCCTTCACCCAGTTGTTACGTTGTGCAGCAATTGGGTGATCGCTGGGTGCGCTGCCATGGTGTCCATATTGGCTGTCACCACtcaactttcccagaaacagataagaAATGAATAGAATATTTCACAGATTTTCTGTCGGTTATTGGGGTGTTTCGCCCCTTTATTTGTATTGATGAGATCACATCCTCCCATATTATCtactggcgacttctcctgatcttTATATTTCACTTTACTGCAATTACAGGAaagccaaaccccccccccccccccccccggagtcCCGCTGACAGCTCGTCTGTTTATAGGCCTCAGGACGCAGTTTGCCCATAAATAGCTCGTGTTGGAGTTTTCTATGTATTGGGAGATGAGCGGAAGCCCAGAACATAAACCGCAGCAGAGGGCATGATGGACTCATGGGTGGCAGCGCTGGGGTCACAAGACAGTGCACGAGGGGTTACAATGGCACAAAGAGGGTTAAAAGGGTCAAAAATGCAACACACAATTCCTTGGCCCGTGTATATAGATTCATGTAAGGGCAGGAGATGTAGACCGGCAGGTGCAGCGCGGTCCGGGTACGACAGGGGCCCCTCTGCCAGTGTACAAGACTACAGTGATGGTGCATGGAGGGGCATTGTTGAGGGGGTACTTGGCACAGATTTTATATCAGGGTCTAGACCAgggatctcaaactcggccgggtaagtgggccacatatagaaaaaatgggaagttgacgggccgcattactttcaaatttgatacaatacaaaattattgttaatcaattagttatttgaactacaataacactgtattactataataataataatacattactataataataatactaccgctaggtttaaaatttgagatatttctctggatgctgccacaatgccgacgtagatgatgccacaatgccctccgtagatgatgccacaatgccctccgcagatgctgccgcagtgatgtcaggggctttcccagagctggagtcctggagcagagccgcttctagcactctgcctgagattccagctctgctcctgacatcactgtccatatatggacagagatgtcaggggcaaccccacagctggagtcccgggcagagcgctagtaggctcttcatgggactccagctgtgctcctgacatcactgggactccagctctgaggaagcccctgacatcattgtcgatgtatggacaggatgtcagaggcttccccaaagTCCCAGagtagagcctgtactagcgctctgcccggaactctgGACAAACatgtctggggcttccacagaaccaaacatggacaccgatgtcagtgaattccacagagtcccggagcagagctgatactagcgctctgcccgggacaccgCTCTgtgaaagaccctgacacactgtccatatatggacagcgatgtcagagaattccacagagtaccagagcagagccgatcgctgttcatatgtggacagcgatgtcagagaaatccagtctcggagcagagcctatactagcggctgtgtcccgcgagccgcgtgcttgagacccctggtctagaaccTATTTTATAGAAGAAAAAAACGACATTATATAAAATTACTTTCTCAACAAGAGTAGGAAAAAcctgacttctttttttttttttaactcagacAAACACTTTATCTTGTCAACAGTgacgccaccagcagaatagtgagtgcagctctggagtataatacaggatataactcaggatcagtacaggataagtaatgtaatgtatgtacacagtgactccaccagcagaatagtgagtgcagctctggagtataatacaggatgtaactcaggaccagtacaggataagtaatgtaatgtatgtacacagtgactcctgcagcagaatagtgagtgcagctctggagtataatacaggatgttactcaagatcagtacaggataagtaatgtaatgtctgtacacagtgactccaccagcagaatagtgagtgcagctctggagtataatacaggatataactccggatcagtacaggataagtaatgtaacgtatgtacacagtgacttcaccagaagaatagtgagtgcagctctggagtgtaatacaggatgtaactcaggatcagtacaggataagtaatgtaatgtatgtacacagtgactccaccagcagaatagtgagtgcagctctggagtataatacaggatgtaactccggatcagtacaggataagtaatgtcatgtatgtacagtgaccaccagcagaatagtgagtgcagctctggagtataatacaggatataactcaggatcagtacaggataagtaatgtaatgtatgtacacagtgacaccaccagcaggatagtgagtgcagctctggagtataatacaggatataactcaggatcagtacaggataagtaatgtaatgtatgtacacagtgactccaccagcagaatagtgagtgcagctctggagtataatacaggatgtaactcaggatcagtacaggataagtaatgtaatgtatgtacacagtgactccaccagcagaatagtgagtgcagctctggagtataatacaggatgtaactccggatcagtacaggataagtaatgtcatgtatgtacagtgatcaccagcagaatagtgagtgcagctctggagtataatacaggatataactcaggatcagtacaggataagtaatgtaatgtatgtacacagtgactccaccagcagaatagtgagtgcagctctggagtataatacaggatataactcaggatcagtgcaggataagtaatgtatgtacacagtgactccaccagcagaatagtgagtgcagctctggagtataatacaggatataactcaggatcagtacaggataagtaatgtatgtacacagtgactccaccagcagaatagtgagtgcagctctggagtataatacaggatgaaactcaggatcagtacaggataagtaatgtatgtacacagtgactccaccagcagaatagtgagtgcagctctggagtataatacaggatgtaactcaggatcagtacaggataagtaatgtaatgtatgtacacagtgaccccaccagcagaatagtgagtgcagctctggagtataatacaggatataactcaggatcagtaatgtatgtacacagtgactccaccagcaaaatagtgagtgcagctctggagtataatacaggatataactcaggatcagtacaggataagtaatgtaatgtatgtacacagtgactccaccagcagaatagggagtgcagctctggagtataatacaggatataattcataatcagtacaggataagtaatgtaatgtatgtacacagtgaccccaccagcagaatagtgagtgcagctctggagtataatacaggatgtaactctggatcagtacaggataagtaatgtcatgtatgtacacagtgactccaccagcagaatagtgagtgcagctctgcagtataatacaggatcagtaatgtatgtattcagtgactgtattagaaatgtatatactgtatctcaGTGCAGGGACATCCTCTTTAGTCTTTATTACCTCACACTCGGACCCTCTGATGTTCTACTGAACAGAACTTGTGATTTATGTTTGAGTCAGGAAAACGCTACCAGACCCGGGTGTTGGGGAATAATTATTCACATCTCTGTACAATGAGGGGAGTGGGAGGATGAGGGGCCTGTCACTGTGTATGACTGCCAGGAAGCActgagagggggagggggaggagccTTTCAGTGGCTGGATGACAGATAAAGCAGCCCGGTTAGagccaatatggctgccagtGGTCGGTGCGGACAGCTTCATCCTGTTGCAGATATTGAAGGCAGGAGATGTGGAGTATAAAACGTGGAGGCAGAAGAGTTGTCAGGGGGACAGGCCCGGCCCTTTAATAAAGAGTCCACATGATGAATAAATAACGTTATAACGCTACGTGGCCTCTGCTGTCATGTGATCGTCATTATACTCCACACTACATTTGAACTCTTCCTCGAAGGCTTCTAAAAACTGTGGGATGACGTCATCCACGGTGACCTCCCGGCCCAGCTCCGCGCTCAGCGACGTCACCCCCTTACCCACAATCCCGCAGGGCACAATGTGGTTGAACCAGGAGAGGTCGGTGTTGCAGTTGAGGGCGAGGCCGTGGTACGTGATGTGGCGGGAGCAGTGGACCCCTGTGAAGAGACAAGAGGCAGGTTATCAGGACGCACCACTGAGGGGCGCTCTGCAACCTGGGGCTCCCTGGCgggtgtgaaactacaactcccagcatgccctcaggtatgctgggagttgtagtttcaccaccACCGGGAGCCACAGGCTGCAGAGCGCTGACCAGAAGCATTTCATCATTTTTCACAGATGGCGGAGCAccaaggggggggggatgtacggGAGACCCAGAGCAAGGGCCGCTGTCCTGTCAAcgcttcaccattttcaagatctctgcttgttgtttacATTCAGGAAACCTCAGCACGACTAGGACTATGTTCACACCAACAAAAAGAATTCAGCCGCGTAGAAATAATCATGTGAACAGCGCCGTGCGTCTCTTACTGAGATCATTGGGAAACGATTTGCAGACGTATTTGAAGTTTATGCTGGAGAGTAACCTGAGCGGTGTGAACAGGGGCTTATCCTCCATGTGATTATTCCGACTACATAATCCTAATAATAATATAGTGTGACCCTGTAatagtggcgggggggggggggggggggcggcttcATGTTACACCACCGCGGTCTTCTATGGATCGGTTCATTTTAAGTTTCCGATTTGCAGCTCGCGCCGCTGGTGAATTGTTGCGGATCTGTGAATTCTGACGACACGGATCGGCGGTACGCGGATGAGGCCGGACCCCGGTTCTGATGAGCGGCAGGAGCTCCGGGTGTTGTAACCGCACTAGACCCGTCTGGAGGCCGCCGTGTTCTATCATCATGGAGCCCGGGCCTTGTACGGACTCTACATCTGGATCTAAGAGAGGCGATCACCCCCATTATCTGACATGAGAGTTGTAGTCCCTCATATTATTGGGAGTTGTGATTCTGCTGCCTgacatgctgagacttgtagtcccctctcctgtgtaaaatgctgggagttgtagttcccctATGTGGCATGCATTGGAGTTCCCCCTGtgtgacatgctgggagttgtagttcccccCGTgtgacattctgggagttgtagtcccccCCCGtgtgacatgctgggagttgtagttcccccCGTgtgacattctgggagttgtagttcccccccccccccgtgtgacatgctgggagttgtagtccccccgtgtgacatgctgggagttgtagttccccccgtgtgacatgctgggagttgtagttccccccgtgtgacatgctgggagttgtagttccccccgtgtgacatgctgggagttgtagttccccccgtgtgacatgctgggagttgtagttccccccgtgtgacatgctgggagttgtagttcccccCCGtgtgacatgctgggagttgtagttccccccgtgtgacatgctgggagttgtagttcctcctgtgtgacatgctgggagttgtagttccccccgtgtgacatgctgggagttgtagtccccccgtgtgacatgctgggagttgtagtccccccgtgtgacatgctgggagttgtagttccccccgtgtgacatgctgggagttgtagttcccccCCGtgtgacatgctgggagttgtagtctcccccccccccgtgtgacatgctgggagttgtagttcctcctgtgacatgctgggagttgtagttcccccagtgtgacatgctgggagttgtagtccccgGTCTATGAGGCTCCGGTTGTCCTCACCGATGGCGCAGATCTTCCTGTCCCGCAACCAGACTCCGGTCTCCTTCGCCCGCTCCGCCTCCAGTCCCAGCCCCCGGCACAGGCCGATCACAGCCCCCTCCAGGCCGGACACATAGTCGCGCAGGGACCGGCGGAGGCGGCGGAGGTCCAGCACCGGGTAACACAGCAGCTGCCCGGGGCCGTGGAAGGTGATGAGGCCGCCGCGGTCAGTGCGCTGGAAGTCCGCTCCGAGAGCCCGCAGCCGCGCCTCCTCCTCCCCCGGACACTGCCGGATCCCCACCGTGTACACAGCCCGGTGCTCGCACAGCAACAGCGTGTCCCGGCCCCGAGCAGCGTCCCCCGGCCGCAGCCCCCGCACACACCGCTGCTGCACACACACCGCCTCCGGGAAGGAGAGCAGCCCTAGCCGGACTACACGCAGCACAGGGCGGCCTGCTGACATCCCGGGAGCCGGAGGAGGAGTCTACAGGAGGGAGGGGTCTCCAGGAGGGAGGGGTCTCCAGGAGGGAGGAGTCTCTAGGAGGGAGGGGTCTCCAGGAGGGAAGAGTCTACAGGAGGGAAGAGTCTCTAGGAGGGAGGAGTCTACAGGAGGGAGGGGTCTACAGGAGGGAGGGGGTCTACAGGAGGGAGGAGTCTACAGGAGGGAGGGAGCGGTCTACAGGAGGGAGGAGCCACCCCCCAATCATCACCGATCACCACCAATCATTCCCGATCATCACCGATCATCCCCTGCTGACATCCCGGGAGCCGGAGGAGGGAGGAGTCTACAGGAGGGAGGAGTCCACAGGAGGGAGGAGCCACATGCCCCCAATCATCCCCGATCACCACCAATCCTTCCCGTTCATCCCTGATCATCCTCCGCTGCTGCACACACACCACCTCCGGGAAGGAGAGCAGCCCCAGCCGGACTAGACGCAGCACAGGGCGGCCTGCTGACATCCCGGGAGCCGGAGTAGACGCAGCACaggactgaggaggaggaggaggaggagtctaCAAGagtattattttattaactttattttaggagagaattgaaaataagccgctATTCCAGGATTGATTCtcatgttataaatttacgccatttactatgcagcgttAATAACACGTTACCTGtatgggtcggcacaattacggTCAGTTTACACAGACTTTTTTTACACGGAAACTGCGACGGAAATCGCgccaaaaaatgcctcccattgatttcaatgtaaaacggaggcgtttttttcccgcaagcggaaaaaccgtcttgcaGTAAAGAGAAGGGACATGGCCTGTCttctttacgtctctgacctcccattgacatcaatgggaggcagagaaagcgtatttcgcagcattttttgcccgtggcgcttaaTGGCCGCGGGCCGAAAATGGCACgaaaaaaatcggcgtgcagggagagcaaaatctgcctgcaaaaaactcagtgtgaactcagctcTACAGGgacaccaaatatgtaaaggttttatatgtttgcaaaataaaaacccctttttaaaaaaaaataaaaaaataatgacttCTTTtcgcatcgtcgcattccaagagacgtaacgtttttattttcccgccgatgtggccgtgtgtgggcttgatttttgcaggacaaggtgtagATTTCATTGATAGTATTTTGGGGTGGATGGGACTtagcgattaacttttatttattgttATGGGGGGGAACGGGGGAAAAAAATGAATCGaattttgcgtttttttggacaGCGTTCACCCGGcgctttaattaatgtgttcactttattgtttgagtcgtttgttttttttttacacttttactaaataaaaccacttcttgggggggggggggagtttattttaattaaaatttttactataaactttttttttttcataaactaactttttttttttgtcccactagatgACTTTGCTttgtgatcttctgatcgctgataTAAGGCTTTGGTATAATTAGTGCCGTGTAAAACtgtcaggcaatctattaggcagttgctgaaggcagacctggggtcctttattgggccccccggctgccatggaaaccgatCAGCGCCCTGCAATATAGTTGCGGggctgccgatggggtgacagagggagccgcctccctctgtcaaacacatcacgatagcgacagcggcatccgATGGGTTAAATTGCCGGATTCGGGAGCGCTTCGATGccagcagttgcggcaggagcctggcGGTGTATAACGATGCCCAGCACCCACCTCAACGCACAACTACCCACCCCAAGGCCCAACCACCAGCTCCTCAAGGATTTCATAGATCAGGGGGCAAAATTTCCGCCACTCTTTACGCGGGAACAGCAGCCGGGACCCAAACTCCTCTGCGTCTCTATACGGGTTTGAACCCCAATAGGACCCCTTCATGTCCCATTCATTCAGTGCTTGGCGCGCAGGTTGGCAAAGCTCCCGGCGTACACGCTAAACATCTGGAGGGCTCCGTTAGCCCGACGGAGGCCGAAGGAGTGTCGTATTGGCCTCCAtactgtatggaatagcgtattcGACTGCACTAtccaataaaaatacataaaacccTGTGGTATATAATTTTTGTAACATGGGAGCCTAGGGGTGATGTAGGTCACTGTATACAGCACGTCACAGGCATCGGTTTAACATATACACCATGGGCTTATCATGCCATATAAGATAATCGGAGGCCATAATAAAGTGAGTGACGGAGGCCGCAGCCTGTAACGCATACGCCATGAGCTCTCCCCGGCACGCTACACGTGGTGCGATAAACGTGCTGTGAAGGGGATTTCTTGATTATATATGTAATAGGATTATATAATATATGTTATAGA contains:
- the LIPT2 gene encoding octanoyl-[acyl-carrier-protein]:protein N-octanoyltransferase LIPT2, mitochondrial, whose protein sequence is MSAGRPVLRVVRLGLLSFPEAVCVQQRCVRGLRPGDAARGRDTLLLCEHRAVYTVGIRQCPGEEEARLRALGADFQRTDRGGLITFHGPGQLLCYPVLDLRRLRRSLRDYVSGLEGAVIGLCRGLGLEAERAKETGVWLRDRKICAIGVHCSRHITYHGLALNCNTDLSWFNHIVPCGIVGKGVTSLSAELGREVTVDDVIPQFLEAFEEEFKCSVEYNDDHMTAEAT